One region of Chloroflexota bacterium genomic DNA includes:
- a CDS encoding DUF2283 domain-containing protein, with product MRITYDTEVDALYIRFIETTVTTEHVAEGIAVDYAADGRIAGIEILDARKRFGDLEVFRRVVLEDIALVKPSPAL from the coding sequence ATGAGAATCACATACGACACGGAAGTGGATGCGCTATACATCCGTTTCATTGAAACCACCGTGACAACCGAGCATGTGGCCGAAGGAATTGCAGTGGACTATGCTGCGGACGGGCGGATTGCTGGCATAGAAATCCTGGATGCCCGCAAGCGGTTCGGCGATCTGGAAGTATTCCGACGAGTGGTGTTGGAGGATATAGCGCTGGTCAAGCCATCCCCTGCCCTTTAG
- a CDS encoding DUF5615 family PIN-like protein, whose translation MKFLLNMNVPRELGRRLAARGHECRHVGDIGMAQASDVAIIEEAKANKEVIVTHDLDYGHLLAFSGEPAPSVIIFRLRNTHPDNLFARMMSTWPEIERPLLEGAIVALEDAALRIRRLPIAQEG comes from the coding sequence ATGAAGTTCTTGCTGAACATGAATGTGCCCAGGGAACTGGGCAGGCGATTGGCAGCCAGAGGCCATGAATGTCGTCACGTGGGCGATATCGGAATGGCTCAAGCGAGTGACGTGGCAATTATTGAAGAGGCCAAAGCAAATAAAGAGGTCATTGTGACGCACGATCTCGACTATGGCCACCTGTTGGCCTTTTCTGGTGAACCGGCACCTTCGGTCATCATTTTCCGCCTTCGCAATACCCACCCGGATAACCTGTTCGCCCGAATGATGAGCACATGGCCTGAGATCGAGAGGCCGTTGCTTGAGGGAGCGATCGTGGCGCTGGAAGACGCTGCCCTGCGTATTCGAAGACTGCCTATTGCGCAAGAGGGGTAA
- a CDS encoding M42 family metallopeptidase has protein sequence MDIKAFLKALSEASGVSGYEDQVREIVRQEFARYADEVRTDAMGNVIALVRSTPDEGAPRRSIMLAGHMDEIGLMVTVVDKGFLRFTTVGGFDVRTLLGQQVVVHGSRDLPGIIGARPPHVLPEEERDKVVPLDDLLIDVGLSEGEVSSLVKAGDFVTIQRPVVELQRDYLAGKGFDDRAAVAAIADCLARLVTMHRRWDVYAVATVQEEVGLKGAVTSAYGLAPDVGVAIDVGFGRQAGLSEAESIEMGKGPAIAFGPNIHPKMYEKLVEVAKANELPYQIEAAPGPTGTDARAIQVAREGIPTALLSIPLRNMHTAVETLSVKDVERTGRLLAAFIVALNEDFAQVLGLPTRQ, from the coding sequence GTGGACATCAAAGCATTTTTGAAGGCCCTTTCCGAGGCCAGTGGCGTCTCGGGCTATGAGGACCAGGTGCGCGAGATCGTGCGCCAGGAATTCGCCCGCTACGCCGACGAAGTGCGCACCGACGCTATGGGGAATGTGATCGCCCTGGTGCGCAGCACACCCGACGAAGGTGCTCCCCGGCGCAGCATCATGCTGGCCGGACACATGGACGAGATCGGCTTGATGGTAACCGTCGTGGACAAAGGCTTCCTGCGCTTCACCACCGTGGGCGGGTTCGATGTGCGCACCTTACTAGGACAGCAGGTGGTGGTGCACGGCAGCCGCGATTTGCCCGGCATCATCGGTGCTCGCCCACCTCATGTGCTACCCGAAGAGGAGCGCGACAAGGTCGTGCCGCTGGATGATTTGCTGATTGACGTGGGCTTGAGCGAGGGCGAGGTCTCCTCTCTGGTGAAGGCTGGGGATTTCGTGACCATCCAGCGCCCGGTGGTGGAACTGCAGCGCGACTACCTGGCCGGCAAGGGCTTCGACGACCGGGCGGCAGTAGCCGCTATCGCCGACTGTCTGGCTCGCCTGGTGACGATGCACCGCCGCTGGGATGTGTATGCTGTGGCCACAGTGCAGGAGGAGGTCGGACTCAAGGGGGCTGTAACCAGCGCCTACGGTCTGGCCCCAGATGTGGGCGTGGCAATTGACGTGGGCTTCGGGCGGCAGGCCGGGCTTTCGGAGGCGGAGAGCATCGAGATGGGCAAGGGCCCGGCGATCGCCTTCGGGCCCAATATCCATCCCAAGATGTACGAGAAGTTGGTGGAGGTGGCCAAGGCCAATGAATTGCCCTATCAGATCGAAGCGGCTCCTGGGCCCACAGGCACAGATGCGCGGGCCATCCAAGTGGCGCGGGAGGGCATCCCCACGGCGCTCCTCTCCATCCCCCTGCGCAATATGCACACTGCAGTGGAGACCCTCTCCGTCAAGGATGTGGAGCGCACCGGTCGCCTGTTGGCCGCCTTCATCGTCGCCCTCAATGAGGATTTCGCTCAAGTATTGGGTCTTCCCACTCGCCAGTAG
- a CDS encoding DUF559 domain-containing protein: MAPRRKGKSERAVGDYRHDEARRPNNPPAGIAPTYEVRERRTTSYQYDPHLDPQLQWAGKAEHTSFEVDVVSLHIHERIATRAILDAVRRPQPLQLSLFGETPLPADQQIEFYQHEVGWVNRLILGDSLLVMNSLLVKEGMAGKVQMIYVDPPYGIKYSSNFQPRIDRRDVKDKDEDLTHEPEQIKAYRDTWKLGIHSYLTYLRDRLLLARELLTESGSIFVQINDENLHLVRSLLDEVFGRENFVAVVAFRKTGAKTARGLDMICDYLLWYSRDKTQMKYRQLFLPSSPIEGKGEQYTHVEMPDGSRHRLTGSETVSLDDSRVFQAVAMTSQGWTESGSFSFRFNGRDFIPPPNRHWSTSSEGLNRLAHGDRIVVAGDTVRYVRYLNDYPVTPLTNIWDDTMGERDMLYAVQTNTKVIERCILMTTDPGDLVFDPTCVRAGTRVWVVGGPPQSPRTRGEEDPLPVYGEGRGGAALVPIETIQVGDWVLAHDGTPHRVLRVIRRKFKGQMVGIRHSLSDTTLWLTADHEVLAKLRPRTLGGQSDWSAIPKALRGRSKELRREMTPPERKLWARLRNRQIGFTFRRQHPIGPYIADFYSREARLVVEVDGAEFHGTEAAIAHDAVRDAYLKSLGLHVLHIPAREVERDSDQVCEAIHLTCENQMNWEDAQWIETGNLVVGDVVFFGPERLGARIIEIRSELTEEEVYDIEVEGAHSFITEVCVVHNCGSGTTAYCAEKWGRRWITCDTSRVALAIARQRLMTSRFDYYELRDPERGPAGGFFYETVPHITLESIAKNPEIDAIAAKYQPEIDQALADLNRALVGARHASPWKEWEVPREVPHPVWPKEAQEAYSKLFELKRSGKLGAETEATPLLETVYRLTGHRWEGLDEVPDPMPPDDWPEEAKEALRRFWEAKRAKRQEIDESIQRNAPQETLYDRPQVKRGVVRVSGPFTVEAIPVPAIEDPTQAPILPFEEEETRARISDRGGDYLTTMVNLLQQQGGVLFPGGKKMELQNLRLQNLGQLHAEAEIERNGKTLRVAISFGPQYGPVTAFQVQEAIPTARMNAYHVLIFAGFSFDPEAQALIQKAPVKGLEVHFANIAPDVLVGDLLKTTRASQIFTVFGQPDVRISPAPSTGRAVEGATYVVELAGVDIYDPVTGETEHARGSDVAAWFLDTDYDGMTFHICQAFFPGDADAWNKLQRALRAQIDPEAFEQMRGTVSFPFQEGEHKRIAVKVIDFRGNEVMRVMRLGGEGYE, encoded by the coding sequence ATGGCTCCGAGACGCAAAGGCAAGAGCGAGAGGGCGGTAGGCGATTACCGCCACGACGAAGCGCGACGTCCGAACAACCCGCCCGCTGGCATCGCCCCCACCTATGAGGTTCGCGAGCGCCGAACCACCTCCTACCAGTATGACCCGCACCTGGACCCGCAACTGCAGTGGGCGGGCAAGGCCGAACACACCAGTTTCGAGGTGGACGTGGTCTCGCTGCACATCCACGAGCGCATCGCCACGCGGGCCATCCTGGACGCCGTGCGCCGACCGCAGCCGCTGCAACTCAGCCTCTTTGGCGAAACGCCCCTGCCCGCCGACCAACAGATTGAATTCTACCAGCACGAGGTCGGCTGGGTCAACCGCCTGATCCTGGGCGATTCGCTCCTGGTGATGAACTCCCTTTTGGTCAAGGAGGGGATGGCGGGCAAGGTGCAGATGATCTACGTGGACCCGCCCTACGGCATCAAGTACTCCAGCAACTTCCAGCCCCGCATTGACCGCCGCGATGTGAAGGACAAGGACGAAGACCTCACCCACGAGCCGGAGCAGATCAAAGCCTACCGCGATACCTGGAAACTGGGCATCCACTCCTATCTCACCTACCTGCGCGACCGGTTGCTCCTGGCCCGCGAACTCCTCACCGAGAGCGGCTCCATCTTCGTGCAGATCAACGACGAGAACCTGCACCTGGTGCGCAGCCTGCTGGATGAGGTGTTCGGGCGGGAGAATTTTGTGGCGGTGGTGGCGTTCAGGAAGACAGGAGCGAAAACCGCGAGGGGCTTAGACATGATTTGCGATTACCTCCTGTGGTACAGCCGAGATAAGACGCAAATGAAGTACCGCCAGCTGTTCCTGCCTTCATCCCCGATCGAAGGCAAAGGGGAACAGTATACCCATGTGGAAATGCCAGATGGTAGCAGGCACAGATTGACTGGTAGTGAGACGGTTTCGTTAGACGATTCTAGGGTCTTTCAGGCAGTAGCAATGACGTCACAGGGCTGGACCGAGAGTGGATCATTCAGTTTTCGTTTCAATGGACGGGATTTCATACCTCCGCCAAACAGGCACTGGTCAACTTCTTCAGAGGGCTTAAATCGTTTGGCACATGGAGATAGAATCGTTGTCGCAGGAGATACGGTCCGATATGTCCGCTATTTGAATGATTATCCAGTTACGCCTCTTACCAATATTTGGGATGACACAATGGGCGAGCGCGACATGCTCTACGCTGTCCAGACCAACACCAAAGTCATCGAGCGCTGCATCCTGATGACCACCGACCCGGGCGATTTGGTCTTTGACCCAACGTGTGTGCGGGCGGGGACGCGGGTGTGGGTGGTGGGTGGCCCCCCTCAGTCCCCCCGCACGCGGGGGGAAGAAGACCCCCTCCCCGTGTACGGGGAGGGCCGGGGTGGGGCCGCCCTCGTCCCCATCGAAACCATCCAGGTCGGCGATTGGGTGCTGGCTCACGATGGAACACCCCATCGCGTCCTGCGCGTCATTCGCCGCAAGTTCAAGGGACAGATGGTTGGCATCCGCCACTCCCTCTCTGATACCACGCTTTGGCTTACTGCCGACCATGAAGTACTAGCTAAGCTCCGCCCGCGCACACTGGGTGGACAGAGCGACTGGTCTGCGATTCCCAAAGCATTACGAGGTCGAAGCAAAGAGCTGCGACGGGAAATGACACCGCCTGAAAGAAAACTCTGGGCACGGTTGCGCAACCGTCAAATCGGTTTTACTTTCCGTCGCCAACACCCCATCGGTCCATATATCGCCGATTTTTACAGCCGTGAGGCTCGCCTCGTCGTCGAGGTGGATGGTGCTGAGTTTCATGGCACCGAAGCTGCCATCGCTCACGACGCCGTCCGCGATGCCTACCTCAAATCGCTCGGCTTACATGTACTACACATTCCCGCCCGTGAAGTGGAGCGAGATTCGGATCAGGTCTGCGAGGCCATTCACCTGACCTGTGAGAACCAGATGAACTGGGAAGATGCTCAATGGATCGAGACGGGGAACCTCGTTGTCGGCGATGTCGTGTTCTTTGGACCAGAGCGGTTGGGGGCGCGGATTATCGAGATTCGCTCAGAGCTAACTGAAGAAGAGGTCTACGACATCGAAGTGGAGGGCGCGCACTCGTTCATCACCGAAGTGTGTGTGGTTCACAATTGCGGTTCTGGCACCACTGCCTACTGCGCCGAGAAGTGGGGGCGGCGCTGGATCACCTGCGACACCAGCCGCGTCGCGCTGGCCATCGCCCGCCAGCGGCTGATGACGTCCAGGTTCGATTACTACGAACTCCGCGACCCAGAGCGCGGCCCCGCCGGCGGATTTTTCTACGAAACCGTCCCCCATATCACCCTGGAGAGCATCGCCAAGAACCCTGAGATTGACGCCATCGCCGCCAAGTACCAGCCCGAGATTGACCAAGCCTTGGCGGATTTGAACCGGGCACTTGTAGGGGCGAGGCATGCCTCGCCCTGGAAAGAATGGGAAGTCCCCCGCGAAGTGCCCCATCCTGTCTGGCCTAAGGAGGCGCAGGAGGCGTACTCCAAGCTCTTTGAACTCAAGCGTTCAGGGAAGCTGGGCGCCGAAACGGAGGCCACGCCGCTGCTGGAGACGGTCTATCGCCTGACGGGACACCGCTGGGAGGGCTTGGACGAGGTGCCCGACCCGATGCCCCCGGACGACTGGCCTGAGGAAGCCAAGGAAGCCCTGCGCCGCTTCTGGGAAGCGAAGCGCGCCAAGCGCCAGGAGATTGACGAGAGCATCCAGCGCAACGCTCCGCAGGAAACCCTCTACGACCGCCCGCAGGTCAAACGGGGCGTGGTGCGGGTTTCGGGACCTTTTACGGTGGAGGCCATCCCCGTGCCAGCCATCGAGGACCCGACCCAGGCGCCCATCCTGCCGTTTGAGGAGGAGGAAACCCGCGCTCGGATCAGTGATCGCGGCGGCGACTATCTGACCACAATGGTGAACCTCCTACAGCAACAAGGCGGTGTGCTCTTCCCCGGTGGCAAGAAGATGGAACTCCAGAACTTGCGTCTGCAGAACTTGGGCCAACTCCATGCCGAAGCGGAGATAGAGCGCAACGGCAAAACCCTGCGGGTGGCTATCAGTTTTGGGCCCCAGTACGGTCCGGTGACGGCTTTTCAAGTGCAAGAGGCCATCCCCACGGCGCGAATGAACGCTTACCACGTGCTGATCTTCGCCGGCTTCAGTTTCGATCCTGAAGCCCAAGCGCTCATCCAGAAAGCGCCGGTGAAGGGATTGGAGGTGCATTTCGCTAACATCGCGCCAGATGTTTTAGTGGGCGACCTTTTGAAAACCACCCGCGCCAGCCAGATTTTCACCGTCTTCGGTCAGCCCGACGTGCGTATTTCCCCTGCCCCGTCCACGGGGAGGGCGGTGGAGGGAGCCACCTACGTCGTAGAACTGGCCGGCGTGGACATCTACGACCCGGTGACGGGCGAAACAGAACACGCGCGTGGGTCCGACGTGGCGGCATGGTTCCTCGATACTGACTATGATGGCATGACTTTTCACATCTGTCAGGCCTTCTTCCCCGGCGATGCCGACGCCTGGAACAAACTCCAACGGGCTCTCAGAGCCCAGATCGACCCCGAGGCCTTCGAGCAGATGCGCGGCACAGTCTCGTTCCCCTTCCAGGAAGGTGAGCACAAGCGCATCGCGGTGAAGGTGATCGACTTTCGGGGGAATGAGGTGATGCGGGTGATGAGATTGGGGGGTGAGGGGTATGAGTGA
- a CDS encoding DUF4255 domain-containing protein, whose translation MKDSALVDVSESLRAVLFVGLTAEPALVTDSSAITFASPADLPAGRPSRLSLYLYRVTEHALSRARRTDVGSPLHEEGSPLELVLYYLLTPYAATPEEEMRLLARVLQTLYDHAVLSGADLRGELAGSSALQVRIRAPEMEEWIALWSALRTPMRLAISCEVRVARIGGVPEHRR comes from the coding sequence ATGAAGGATTCCGCCCTGGTGGATGTGAGCGAATCGTTGCGGGCAGTGCTCTTCGTGGGCTTGACCGCCGAGCCGGCGCTGGTTACCGACTCTAGCGCCATCACTTTCGCTTCGCCCGCAGACCTGCCCGCCGGCCGCCCGTCGCGGCTCTCGCTGTATCTCTACCGCGTCACGGAACACGCCCTGTCGAGGGCGCGGCGCACCGATGTGGGCAGCCCATTGCACGAGGAGGGATCGCCCCTGGAACTGGTGCTCTACTACCTGCTGACGCCTTACGCCGCCACGCCAGAGGAAGAGATGCGTCTCCTGGCTCGCGTCCTGCAGACCCTCTACGACCATGCGGTGCTGAGTGGTGCGGATCTCAGAGGGGAACTGGCAGGCAGTAGCGCGTTGCAGGTGAGGATTCGCGCCCCCGAAATGGAAGAGTGGATTGCTCTGTGGTCTGCGCTGCGCACCCCCATGCGTTTGGCGATCTCCTGTGAGGTGCGCGTGGCCCGCATTGGGGGCGTGCCAGAGCATCGTAGATAG
- a CDS encoding DUF433 domain-containing protein has protein sequence MEIRHYKFGRITLDPNKCFGKPCIRGLRMPVASILSYLSSGMTVDEILKEWPELEREDIYQALGYAAWVMEERVLPLEEAVAE, from the coding sequence ATGGAAATCCGCCACTATAAATTCGGTCGGATCACCTTAGATCCGAATAAGTGCTTCGGGAAACCTTGCATCCGGGGGCTGAGGATGCCGGTCGCTTCTATTCTCAGTTATCTGAGTTCAGGAATGACAGTGGACGAGATCTTGAAAGAGTGGCCTGAATTGGAGCGAGAGGACATCTACCAGGCCCTAGGCTACGCCGCCTGGGTCATGGAAGAAAGGGTTTTGCCCTTAGAAGAAGCGGTCGCCGAATGA
- a CDS encoding M42 family metallopeptidase — MLKELSEAYGVSGHEEPVREIIAAAIAEHVDEQRVDALGNLIALKKARGRGKKALKVMVAAHMDEVGLMVVNIEKDGTLRFLPVGGVDPRVLLAKAVLIGDGKVPGVIGFKPIHKLRPPERTQVPKPEELNIDIGVSSKEEAERLVKVGDYVMFHTQFAEVPGSSQRTVIGKAFDDRAGCAVLIELLQEKYPFDLYAVFTVQEEVGLRGARVAAYAIEPDVAFVLEGTVCDDMPKKRDVSPTTRLGGGPALTIMDRSVITDRRLVRLLIETAEELGIPYQFKQPVVGGTDAGAIHLTKEGVPSAVAAVPARYIHSPVCMTSLDDFDHTVQLMKAALVKLPGVELRRE; from the coding sequence TTGCTTAAGGAATTATCAGAAGCCTATGGGGTCTCGGGCCACGAGGAGCCAGTGCGCGAGATCATCGCCGCTGCCATCGCCGAACACGTGGATGAGCAGCGAGTGGATGCGCTGGGCAACCTGATTGCCCTCAAGAAGGCACGCGGGCGCGGCAAAAAGGCGCTCAAGGTGATGGTGGCCGCCCATATGGACGAGGTTGGCTTGATGGTCGTCAACATCGAGAAGGACGGCACGCTGCGCTTCTTGCCGGTGGGCGGCGTGGACCCGCGGGTCCTATTGGCCAAGGCAGTGCTGATCGGCGATGGCAAAGTGCCCGGGGTCATCGGCTTCAAACCCATTCACAAACTGCGCCCCCCGGAACGCACCCAGGTGCCCAAGCCCGAGGAACTGAACATAGACATCGGCGTTTCCAGCAAAGAGGAGGCGGAGCGCCTGGTGAAGGTGGGCGACTACGTCATGTTCCACACCCAGTTCGCCGAGGTGCCGGGGAGCAGCCAGCGCACTGTGATCGGCAAAGCCTTCGACGATCGCGCCGGCTGCGCCGTCCTGATCGAGTTGCTCCAGGAGAAGTACCCCTTCGACCTGTACGCCGTGTTCACAGTGCAGGAGGAGGTGGGCTTGCGCGGGGCGCGGGTGGCAGCCTACGCCATCGAGCCCGACGTGGCCTTCGTGCTGGAGGGCACCGTCTGCGATGATATGCCCAAGAAGCGCGATGTCAGCCCGACCACCCGGTTGGGCGGTGGCCCCGCCCTTACCATCATGGACCGCTCCGTCATCACCGACCGGCGACTGGTTCGCTTGCTCATCGAGACCGCCGAGGAACTAGGCATCCCCTACCAGTTCAAGCAGCCCGTGGTCGGCGGGACGGACGCGGGGGCCATTCATCTCACCAAGGAGGGCGTGCCCTCGGCGGTGGCGGCTGTGCCAGCGCGGTACATCCATTCGCCTGTTTGCATGACCAGCCTGGACGACTTCGACCACACGGTGCAACTGATGAAGGCGGCGCTGGTGAAGTTGCCGGGGGTGGAGTTGAGGCGGGAGTGA